The Xanthobacter flavus genome includes a window with the following:
- a CDS encoding helix-turn-helix domain-containing protein produces the protein MITAAQLRAARAILGLDQRALAGLCGLSLPTIQRMEASDGVIRGNVDSLMKLVGALDVAGVDLIGEGAVSDGGGRGVRLKAPAHRPSGD, from the coding sequence ATGATCACTGCCGCCCAGCTCCGTGCCGCCCGCGCCATTCTCGGCCTCGACCAGCGCGCCCTTGCCGGCCTGTGCGGCCTCTCGCTCCCCACCATCCAGCGTATGGAAGCCAGCGACGGCGTGATCCGCGGCAATGTGGATTCGCTGATGAAGCTGGTGGGCGCGCTTGATGTCGCCGGCGTCGATCTCATCGGCGAAGGCGCGGTGAGCGACGGCGGCGGACGGGGCGTGCGCCTCAAGGCGCCGGCCCACCGGCCATCGGGGGACTGA
- a CDS encoding PadR family transcriptional regulator, giving the protein MAEHEFAGHGHGEFGGHRGGGGPGGRGGRGGGDMFRIGRMLAQGDLKLLALSLIAEQPRHGYEIIKLIEEKTAGWYSPSPGVVYPTLTFLEEAGYVTAEADGSKKRYTITEEGRAYLAENRDFADAIIGRLSEIGLKMGRVKKWMGWSENGPSHGAELPRLVEAALENLRDVTREKLEQNRGAETRIVEILARVANDIREA; this is encoded by the coding sequence ATGGCAGAGCATGAGTTCGCCGGCCATGGCCATGGCGAGTTCGGCGGCCATCGTGGCGGCGGCGGACCGGGTGGGCGCGGCGGGCGCGGCGGCGGCGACATGTTCCGCATCGGCCGCATGCTGGCGCAGGGCGACCTCAAGCTTCTGGCGCTTTCGCTCATCGCCGAGCAGCCGCGCCACGGCTACGAGATCATCAAGCTGATCGAGGAGAAAACCGCCGGCTGGTATTCGCCGAGCCCGGGCGTGGTCTATCCCACCCTCACCTTCCTTGAGGAGGCGGGCTACGTGACCGCCGAGGCGGATGGCTCCAAGAAGCGCTACACCATCACCGAGGAAGGCCGCGCCTATCTCGCCGAGAACCGCGACTTCGCCGACGCCATCATCGGCCGGCTGTCCGAGATCGGCCTCAAGATGGGCCGGGTGAAGAAGTGGATGGGCTGGAGCGAGAACGGCCCGAGCCACGGCGCCGAATTGCCCCGGCTGGTGGAGGCCGCGCTGGAGAATTTGCGCGACGTGACCCGCGAGAAGCTGGAGCAGAACCGCGGCGCCGAGACACGGATCGTCGAGATCCTCGCCCGCGTGGCCAACGACATCCGCGAGGCGTGA
- a CDS encoding tyrosine recombinase XerC: MAMTDQDRAARAAHGLASAAAPDVAEAVEGWLARLAHERRLSAKTLEAYARDLSVVLLRLTDHLGRRPTLADLAALTPADVRAVLASRRAEGVAPRTLVRLLAAARSFGRHLEREGQGKVGALTAVRAPKVPKGLPKPVSVTAARALSDPDTRAGEAREQWVLARDAAVITLLYGAGLRISEALGLTAGTLAPGTTQITVTGKGNKTRMVPLIAPVLTAVEAYRALCPYALAPDKPLFRGARGGPLSPRIVQLAVERMRGVLGLPDSATPHALRHSFATHLLSRGGDLRAIQELLGHASLSTTQIYTQVDAAALMNAWRAAHPRARAQSPRAQTGS; the protein is encoded by the coding sequence ATGGCCATGACCGATCAGGACCGAGCCGCCCGCGCCGCCCACGGCCTCGCCTCCGCCGCCGCGCCGGATGTGGCGGAGGCGGTGGAGGGCTGGCTGGCCCGGCTCGCCCATGAGCGCCGCCTCTCGGCCAAGACGCTGGAGGCCTATGCGCGCGATCTCTCCGTCGTTCTGCTGCGGCTCACGGACCACCTCGGCCGCCGCCCGACGCTCGCCGACCTCGCGGCGCTCACCCCGGCGGACGTGCGCGCCGTGCTCGCCTCGCGTCGCGCGGAGGGCGTGGCGCCGCGCACGTTGGTGCGCCTGCTCGCCGCCGCGCGGTCGTTCGGCCGGCATCTGGAGCGGGAAGGGCAGGGCAAGGTCGGTGCGCTCACGGCGGTGCGCGCGCCGAAGGTGCCGAAAGGCCTGCCGAAGCCCGTCTCCGTCACCGCCGCCCGCGCGCTTTCCGATCCCGACACACGGGCCGGGGAGGCGCGCGAGCAATGGGTGCTGGCGCGGGATGCGGCGGTGATCACCCTCCTCTACGGCGCGGGCCTGCGCATTTCCGAGGCGCTGGGTCTCACGGCGGGCACGCTCGCGCCGGGCACGACGCAGATCACGGTCACCGGCAAGGGCAACAAGACGCGCATGGTGCCGCTGATCGCCCCCGTGCTCACGGCGGTGGAGGCCTACCGCGCGCTCTGCCCCTATGCGCTGGCGCCGGACAAGCCGCTGTTCCGCGGCGCGCGGGGCGGGCCGCTTTCGCCGCGCATCGTGCAATTGGCGGTGGAGCGGATGCGCGGCGTGCTGGGGCTTCCCGACAGCGCGACGCCCCATGCGCTGCGCCACTCCTTCGCCACCCATCTCCTGTCGCGCGGCGGCGACCTGCGCGCGATCCAGGAATTGCTCGGGCACGCCTCGCTTTCCACCACGCAGATCTACACGCAGGTGGATGCGGCGGCCCTCATGAACGCCTGGCGCGCCGCGCATCCCAGGGCACGCGCGCAATCCCCTCGCGCGCAAACGGGGAGCTGA
- a CDS encoding VOC family protein, with translation MTFTPVRPVIEHLSVTTVDLARAVRFYDAVLGPLGLVRVADYDEPEGASACWGPPGTLPAPEGVPGAAPFWVQLRDGPVTPPPGTHIAFCAADRAAVEAFHAAGTATGGTDYGAPGLRPQYGPGYYAAFLMDPDGWRIEAVAYV, from the coding sequence ATGACGTTCACGCCCGTCCGCCCCGTCATTGAGCATCTGTCCGTCACCACCGTGGACCTCGCCCGCGCCGTGCGCTTCTACGATGCGGTGCTGGGGCCCCTCGGCCTCGTGCGGGTGGCGGATTATGACGAGCCGGAAGGCGCCTCCGCCTGCTGGGGACCGCCCGGCACCCTGCCGGCGCCGGAGGGCGTGCCGGGCGCGGCGCCTTTCTGGGTGCAATTGCGCGACGGTCCGGTGACGCCGCCACCGGGCACCCATATCGCCTTCTGCGCGGCGGATCGGGCGGCGGTGGAAGCCTTCCATGCGGCCGGCACCGCCACGGGCGGCACGGATTACGGCGCGCCGGGGCTCCGGCCCCAGTACGGCCCCGGCTATTACGCTGCGTTCCTGATGGACCCGGACGGCTGGCGCATCGAGGCCGTGGCCTATGTGTAG
- a CDS encoding sensor histidine kinase produces MAERIRMSGARRPARGRRLAPAPATGRANRCVGTRAALFGSALLGSTALAGSPAFASGWTVAVGAAEALWPVIALSACAVAGLIALRSRSVAAALSARMDKAEAEARDAAAAAARARAEAHAARTLLAAGAPAFMAWTGRTLPVDVHGTTPEGLRAGLGPATTALDTALEQLRREDGIVSVAVETPAGPVRLEGRSLGGAGVLLVRPADAPDPAAQAGTTGFAEAERMAHGLAAALDAAAAPAWLRRPDGDLIYVNPAFAAAVGAPSAEEARAAGLDLLDARIRSAALTAEGTAGTFRQRVKAVASGQRRQMDVVEVAGPFGTAGIAIDVTAEDAAKAETARTVAAHQRTLDQLTTAVAIFGADERLVFHNAAYERLFDLAPGFLDQRPPESEILEDLRRRRKVPEQADFRAWRAQLREAYRAIEPVNDWWHLPGGQMLRVVITPNAEGGITYLFDDLSEHLALESRYNSLIRIQGETLDGLAEAVAVFGADGRLNLYNEAFLALWSLDAQAMGDKPHVDAVAAMCRPLYGETAAFSRIRQAVTAIGPREAMTLRFERPDGRVLDGATQPLPDGGTMVTFRDVTDSVKVERALTERAEALEAADKLKNAFVGHVSYHLRTPLNTLMGYADMLREGLAGPLNDRQRDYLDHMHQSSDLLRALIDDILDLATIDAGAMELDLAEVDVRELVLAVAEAVRDSVEEARLVLAVNIDPAAGIFVADARRLRQILFNLLSNAIAVSPEGGTVALGAARRDGALVFTVRDEGPGVPAEVRETLFDRFESRSAGPRHRGVGLGLAIVRSFVSLHGGSVMVGPASSARGALATGTLAVGTIATCIFPLDNERRREAAE; encoded by the coding sequence ATGGCGGAGCGCATCCGGATGAGCGGCGCGCGGCGCCCGGCGCGTGGGCGCAGGCTGGCGCCCGCCCCGGCGACGGGACGCGCGAACCGCTGCGTCGGCACCCGCGCCGCGCTGTTCGGTTCCGCCCTCCTCGGCTCCACGGCCCTTGCCGGCTCGCCTGCCTTTGCCAGCGGCTGGACCGTCGCCGTCGGCGCGGCCGAGGCGTTGTGGCCGGTGATCGCTTTGTCCGCCTGCGCCGTCGCCGGGCTGATCGCCCTGAGATCGCGGAGCGTTGCGGCCGCGCTTTCCGCCCGCATGGACAAGGCCGAGGCCGAAGCCCGCGATGCCGCCGCCGCCGCCGCCCGGGCGCGGGCGGAAGCCCATGCCGCGCGCACCCTGCTCGCCGCCGGCGCTCCCGCCTTCATGGCCTGGACCGGCCGGACCCTGCCGGTGGACGTGCATGGCACGACGCCGGAAGGCCTGCGCGCCGGCCTCGGCCCCGCCACCACGGCGCTCGACACGGCGCTGGAGCAGTTGCGCCGGGAAGATGGCATTGTGTCGGTTGCCGTGGAGACGCCGGCCGGCCCGGTGCGGCTGGAAGGCCGCAGCCTCGGCGGCGCGGGCGTCCTCCTCGTGCGTCCGGCGGACGCCCCCGACCCAGCCGCGCAAGCCGGGACGACCGGTTTCGCAGAGGCGGAACGGATGGCGCACGGCCTCGCCGCCGCCCTCGATGCCGCGGCTGCGCCGGCCTGGCTGCGGCGGCCGGATGGCGATTTGATCTATGTGAACCCCGCCTTCGCCGCCGCCGTGGGCGCGCCCTCGGCCGAGGAGGCGCGGGCCGCCGGCCTCGACCTCCTCGACGCCCGCATCCGCAGCGCCGCTTTGACCGCCGAAGGCACGGCCGGCACCTTCCGCCAGCGGGTGAAGGCGGTGGCGAGCGGCCAGCGCCGGCAGATGGACGTGGTGGAGGTGGCCGGCCCCTTCGGCACAGCCGGCATCGCCATCGACGTGACGGCGGAGGACGCGGCGAAGGCCGAGACCGCCCGCACGGTGGCCGCCCACCAGCGCACGCTGGACCAGCTGACCACCGCCGTGGCCATCTTCGGCGCCGACGAGCGCCTCGTCTTCCACAATGCCGCCTACGAGCGGCTGTTCGACCTCGCCCCCGGCTTCCTCGACCAGCGCCCGCCGGAGAGCGAGATCCTCGAAGACCTGCGCCGCCGCCGCAAGGTGCCCGAGCAGGCCGACTTCCGGGCGTGGCGCGCGCAGTTGCGCGAGGCCTACCGCGCCATCGAGCCGGTGAACGACTGGTGGCACCTGCCCGGCGGGCAGATGCTGCGCGTGGTCATCACGCCCAATGCCGAGGGCGGCATCACCTATCTGTTCGACGATCTGTCCGAGCATCTGGCACTGGAGAGCCGCTACAACAGCCTCATCCGCATCCAGGGCGAGACGCTGGACGGCCTTGCGGAGGCGGTGGCGGTGTTCGGCGCGGACGGGCGGCTCAACCTCTACAACGAGGCTTTCCTCGCGCTCTGGTCCCTGGACGCCCAGGCCATGGGCGACAAGCCCCATGTGGATGCGGTCGCCGCCATGTGTCGCCCGCTCTATGGCGAGACGGCCGCCTTCTCCCGCATCCGGCAGGCGGTGACGGCCATCGGCCCGCGCGAGGCCATGACCCTGCGCTTCGAGCGGCCGGATGGCCGGGTGCTCGACGGCGCCACCCAGCCCCTGCCGGACGGCGGCACCATGGTGACGTTCCGCGATGTCACCGACAGCGTGAAGGTGGAGCGGGCGCTGACCGAGCGCGCCGAGGCGCTGGAGGCGGCGGACAAACTGAAGAACGCCTTCGTCGGCCACGTCTCCTACCACCTGCGCACGCCCCTCAATACCTTGATGGGCTATGCCGACATGCTGCGCGAGGGCCTCGCCGGCCCGCTCAACGACCGCCAGCGCGACTATCTCGACCACATGCACCAGTCCTCGGATCTGCTGCGCGCGCTCATCGACGACATCCTCGACCTCGCCACCATCGACGCCGGCGCCATGGAGCTGGACCTCGCCGAGGTGGACGTGCGCGAGCTGGTGCTCGCCGTCGCCGAGGCTGTGCGCGACAGCGTGGAGGAGGCGCGGCTCGTTCTCGCGGTCAATATCGATCCCGCCGCCGGCATCTTCGTCGCCGATGCGCGGCGGCTGCGGCAGATCCTGTTCAACCTCCTCTCCAATGCCATCGCCGTCTCGCCCGAGGGCGGCACCGTGGCGCTCGGGGCCGCGCGCCGCGACGGGGCGCTGGTGTTCACCGTGCGCGACGAGGGGCCGGGCGTGCCGGCGGAAGTGCGGGAGACGCTGTTCGACCGCTTCGAGAGCCGCAGCGCCGGACCGCGTCATCGCGGGGTGGGCCTTGGCCTCGCCATCGTGCGCTCCTTCGTGAGCCTGCACGGCGGCTCGGTCATGGTGGGGCCGGCGTCCTCCGCGCGCGGAGCGCTCGCGACCGGAACCCTCGCTGTGGGTACGATCGCGACTTGCATCTTCCCGCTCGACAACGAGCGCCGGCGGGAGGCCGCCGAATGA
- the tsaE gene encoding tRNA (adenosine(37)-N6)-threonylcarbamoyltransferase complex ATPase subunit type 1 TsaE — protein sequence MSILLERLEGKPVACRVVLKDLAATTRLAALIASWFGGKDTITLTGDLGAGKTELARALIRAFADDPGVDVPSPTFPILISYDFPRGRVVHADLYRIQEPDELDELGWDEMRENALLMVEWPERAEERLPADRLDVALYLAAGTRDAADLGPEARIAIVTGYGSFGARLDRLMIAQSLIEQSGFAEAAHRFLQGDASARSYSRLVLGDRSAIVMNAPRQPDGPPLKRGLPYSQLVHLAEDVKPFVAMDRALLAQGLSAPLIYSADLEAGILVLEDLGSQFVVAGTPPAPVPERYRLAVEVLATLHSRPLPRTLNIAPRVERALPSYDVAAMLTEIDLMLDWYLPSRGIRLDGVVREEFRLLWRSALNSAMAEPPTWVLRDYHSPNLIWLPHREGLRRIGLIDFQDAVMGPAAYDVVSLAQDARVDVPEELEIDLVRRYVALRGEADPTFDPRGFSRTYALMGAQRASKILGIFTRLNDRDGKPHYLKHLPRIRRYLARCLAHEELGSLRMWYEAVLPSKDLSA from the coding sequence ATGAGCATCCTGCTCGAACGCCTCGAAGGAAAGCCGGTGGCCTGCCGCGTGGTCCTGAAGGACCTCGCCGCCACCACCCGCTTGGCCGCCCTCATCGCCAGCTGGTTCGGGGGCAAGGACACCATCACGCTCACCGGCGACCTCGGCGCCGGCAAGACGGAGCTGGCCCGCGCGCTGATCCGCGCCTTCGCCGATGATCCCGGCGTGGACGTGCCGAGCCCCACCTTCCCGATCCTGATCTCCTACGATTTCCCGCGCGGCCGGGTGGTCCACGCCGACCTCTACCGCATCCAGGAACCGGACGAGCTGGACGAGCTGGGTTGGGACGAGATGCGCGAGAACGCGCTGCTCATGGTGGAATGGCCCGAGCGCGCCGAGGAGCGCCTGCCGGCCGACCGCCTCGACGTGGCGCTCTATCTTGCCGCCGGCACGCGGGACGCCGCCGATCTCGGCCCGGAGGCGCGCATCGCCATCGTCACCGGCTACGGCAGCTTCGGCGCGCGGCTCGACCGGCTGATGATCGCGCAATCGCTCATCGAGCAGAGCGGCTTCGCCGAGGCGGCGCACCGCTTCCTGCAGGGTGACGCCTCCGCCCGCTCCTACAGCCGCCTCGTGCTCGGCGACCGCTCCGCCATCGTCATGAACGCGCCGCGCCAGCCGGACGGGCCACCGCTGAAGCGCGGCCTGCCCTACAGCCAGCTCGTGCATCTGGCGGAAGACGTGAAGCCCTTCGTCGCCATGGACCGGGCCCTGCTGGCGCAGGGGCTCTCCGCACCGCTGATCTATTCGGCGGATCTGGAGGCGGGCATTCTCGTGCTGGAGGACCTCGGCTCCCAGTTCGTGGTGGCCGGCACCCCGCCCGCCCCGGTGCCGGAGCGCTATCGCCTCGCGGTGGAGGTGCTAGCCACCCTGCACAGCCGCCCCTTGCCGCGCACGCTGAACATCGCGCCACGGGTGGAGCGGGCGCTGCCGTCCTACGACGTCGCCGCCATGCTCACCGAGATTGACCTGATGCTGGACTGGTATCTGCCGTCCCGCGGCATCCGGCTCGACGGCGTGGTGCGGGAGGAGTTCCGCCTGCTGTGGCGCAGCGCGCTCAACTCCGCCATGGCGGAGCCGCCCACCTGGGTGCTGCGCGACTACCACTCGCCCAATCTCATCTGGCTGCCCCACCGCGAGGGCCTGCGCCGCATCGGCCTCATCGATTTCCAGGACGCGGTGATGGGGCCGGCGGCCTATGACGTGGTTTCGCTGGCGCAGGACGCGCGGGTGGACGTGCCGGAGGAGCTGGAGATCGATCTGGTGCGCCGCTACGTGGCGCTGCGGGGCGAGGCGGACCCCACCTTCGACCCGCGCGGCTTCTCCCGCACCTACGCGCTGATGGGCGCCCAGCGGGCCAGCAAGATCCTCGGCATCTTCACCCGCCTCAACGATCGCGACGGCAAGCCACACTATCTGAAGCACCTGCCGCGCATCCGCCGCTACCTCGCCCGGTGCCTCGCCCATGAGGAACTGGGCTCGCTGCGCATGTGGTATGAGGCCGTGCTGCCATCGAAGGATCTTTCCGCGTGA